In Pseudomonas putida, a genomic segment contains:
- a CDS encoding translocation/assembly module TamB domain-containing protein — MMRVVKFVLLPLLAVLLLVVGAVTALLGSEAGSRWLLGHVPGLEVSDFQGRLSGSWQASRLVWTSAGNQVELQQPQLVWSPACLLRATLCVERLQAQRIDMAFAPSDQASEPGPVLLPALRLPVAIELGEVKVGQLRLDGSDLLGDLQLAARWTSSGMRIDSLQLQRDDLRVDLHGDLQPEGDWPLRLEGNVQLPAVDGQAWQLALTASGELQKTLTLEATSSGYLQARLDGEVEALAEHLPAKLHIRSDAFKPSATLPDTLQLNQLKLDAEGDLLKGYQLSGTASLPAEQSPVALVLAGRVDAKGARLDALDLSASETQRLSLQASADWQQALKAEARLVWQDFPWLRLYPLETPPEVTLKRLNAQVQYLDGKYQGTFAGDLDGPAGAFSVASPFEGDLEQVRLPQLALNAGQGKAAGAVALRFGDTLAWDVDLQLSALDPAYWLAELPGTLAGPLRSKGELRGEQLTLDAQLDLKGRLRGQPAVLKVEAKGADQQWTLGALAVQLGDNRINGSGSLQQRLAGRIDLDLPRLGQLWPGLRGQVKGRLDVAGTLKAPQGTLTLQGQQVAQADNRIQQLALDARLDSTQRGVVDLTASGIRLGETALGTLKVDGKGDIRQQAMTLGLDGPQLKLNLALDGQLSKGDWRGRLASGRIQAGGQDWLLQAPARLQRLASGQLDFGAHCWRSGQASLCGEDQRLAPEPRLRYHLKQFPLDSLAQWLPKDFAWQGLLSADVNLDIPASGPKGTLVVDASGGTLRVRDKDRWLDFPYQALRLDSTLAPRRVDTRLVFRGERLGEFTLNTRLDPLGKDKPLSGDFNLAGLDLSIARPFAPMVERLAGQLNGSGRLSGSLLAPQVNGALALTGGEVSGAELPVSFEGLSLQALIAGERIQLNGGWQSGANGRGQLSGELDWGQALGVDLRLQGQRLPVTVEPYATLEASPDLTVRLVDDKLAVTGKVRIPKGEIVVRELPPSTVKVSDDTVIVGNQTEQGKAQMAVAMDIDVEVGQDKLSFSGFGLTANLLGHVHIGDNLDTRGELSLADGRYRAYGQRLTIRRARLLFAGPIDQPYLDIEAIRKVDDVIAGIRLSGSAEQPTTQVFSEPAMSQEQALSYLVLGRPLNNSGEDNNMLAEAALGLGLAGSEGLTGSLASNLGIDDFQLDTEGAGNSTSVVASGNLTERLSLRYGVGVFEPANTIALRYKLSQKVYLEAASGLASSLDIFYKRDF, encoded by the coding sequence GTGATGCGTGTAGTCAAATTCGTCCTGTTGCCGTTGCTGGCGGTGTTGTTGCTGGTGGTGGGGGCGGTGACCGCGTTGCTCGGCAGCGAGGCCGGCAGCCGATGGTTGCTGGGCCATGTGCCGGGGCTGGAAGTCAGCGACTTCCAGGGTCGGCTGAGCGGAAGCTGGCAAGCCAGCCGGTTGGTCTGGACCAGCGCCGGCAACCAGGTGGAGCTGCAGCAACCTCAGTTGGTGTGGTCACCGGCCTGCCTGTTGCGCGCCACGCTGTGCGTAGAGCGCTTGCAGGCGCAGCGTATCGACATGGCCTTCGCCCCCAGTGACCAGGCTAGCGAACCCGGCCCGGTGCTGCTGCCGGCGTTGCGTCTGCCAGTGGCCATCGAGCTGGGTGAGGTCAAGGTCGGCCAATTGCGCCTCGATGGCAGCGACCTGCTGGGCGACTTGCAGTTGGCCGCGCGCTGGACCAGCAGTGGCATGCGCATCGATAGCCTGCAGTTGCAGCGCGACGACCTGCGCGTGGACCTGCACGGCGACCTGCAGCCCGAGGGTGATTGGCCACTGCGTCTGGAAGGCAACGTGCAATTGCCCGCCGTGGACGGCCAGGCCTGGCAACTGGCCTTGACCGCCAGCGGCGAACTGCAGAAGACCCTGACGCTCGAAGCCACCAGCAGTGGTTACCTGCAAGCCCGGCTCGATGGCGAGGTGGAGGCGTTGGCCGAGCACCTGCCAGCCAAGCTGCATATCCGCAGCGATGCCTTCAAACCGAGCGCCACACTGCCGGACACCTTGCAACTCAATCAGCTGAAGCTCGATGCTGAAGGTGACCTGCTCAAGGGTTACCAACTGTCGGGCACGGCCAGCCTGCCTGCTGAACAGTCGCCGGTGGCGCTGGTGCTGGCCGGCCGGGTCGATGCCAAGGGTGCCCGGCTGGACGCCCTGGACCTCAGTGCCAGCGAAACCCAGCGCCTCAGCCTGCAAGCCAGTGCCGACTGGCAGCAGGCGCTGAAGGCCGAGGCGCGGCTGGTCTGGCAGGACTTTCCCTGGTTGCGCCTGTATCCTCTGGAGACCCCTCCCGAGGTCACCCTCAAGCGGCTGAACGCCCAGGTGCAGTACCTCGACGGCAAGTATCAGGGCACCTTTGCCGGCGACCTCGATGGGCCGGCTGGGGCGTTCAGTGTAGCCAGCCCCTTCGAAGGCGACCTCGAGCAAGTGCGCCTGCCGCAATTGGCCCTCAACGCAGGGCAGGGCAAGGCCGCGGGCGCCGTTGCCTTGCGTTTCGGCGACACCCTGGCGTGGGATGTCGACCTGCAGTTGTCTGCGCTCGACCCGGCGTATTGGCTTGCCGAGCTACCGGGCACCCTGGCCGGTCCGCTGCGCAGCAAGGGCGAACTCAGGGGCGAGCAACTTACCCTGGATGCCCAACTCGACCTCAAGGGCCGCCTGCGTGGCCAACCGGCCGTGCTCAAGGTCGAGGCCAAGGGCGCGGACCAGCAGTGGACCCTGGGGGCGCTGGCCGTGCAACTGGGCGATAACCGTATCAACGGCAGCGGCAGCCTGCAGCAGCGCTTGGCCGGCCGGATCGACCTCGACCTGCCGCGCCTGGGCCAGTTGTGGCCAGGCTTGCGGGGCCAGGTGAAAGGGCGGCTGGACGTCGCCGGTACGCTCAAGGCACCGCAAGGCACGCTTACCCTGCAAGGCCAGCAGGTGGCTCAGGCCGATAACCGTATCCAGCAACTGGCCTTGGATGCGCGGCTGGATAGCACCCAGCGCGGGGTTGTCGACCTTACCGCCAGCGGCATCCGGCTCGGCGAGACGGCCCTGGGGACGCTCAAGGTCGACGGCAAGGGCGATATTCGCCAACAAGCCATGACCCTGGGCCTGGACGGTCCGCAGCTCAAGCTGAACCTAGCGCTCGATGGCCAGCTGAGCAAGGGCGACTGGCGTGGCCGCTTGGCCAGCGGAAGGATCCAGGCCGGTGGCCAGGACTGGCTGCTACAAGCCCCGGCACGCTTGCAGCGCCTGGCCAGCGGCCAACTGGATTTCGGTGCCCATTGCTGGCGCTCGGGGCAGGCCAGCCTGTGCGGCGAAGACCAGCGCCTGGCGCCAGAGCCGCGGCTGCGTTACCACCTCAAGCAGTTCCCGCTTGACAGCCTGGCGCAGTGGCTGCCGAAGGATTTCGCCTGGCAAGGGCTGCTCAGCGCTGACGTCAATCTCGATATCCCTGCCAGTGGCCCCAAGGGCACCCTGGTGGTAGACGCCAGTGGCGGAACGCTACGCGTGCGCGACAAGGACCGCTGGCTGGACTTCCCCTACCAGGCTCTGCGCCTGGACAGCACGCTGGCACCACGGCGTGTCGATACTCGGCTGGTGTTTCGTGGGGAGCGTCTTGGCGAGTTCACCCTCAACACCCGTCTCGACCCGCTGGGCAAGGACAAACCGTTGAGCGGCGACTTCAACCTGGCCGGCCTCGACCTTTCGATCGCACGCCCCTTCGCGCCGATGGTCGAGCGCCTGGCCGGCCAGCTCAATGGCAGTGGTCGCCTGTCCGGCAGCTTGCTGGCCCCGCAGGTCAACGGCGCCCTGGCGTTGACTGGCGGCGAAGTCAGCGGCGCCGAGCTGCCGGTGAGTTTCGAGGGACTGTCGTTACAGGCCCTGATCGCCGGCGAGCGCATCCAGCTCAACGGTGGCTGGCAAAGCGGTGCGAACGGCCGCGGTCAGTTGTCCGGCGAACTCGACTGGGGCCAGGCGCTGGGCGTCGACCTGCGCCTGCAGGGTCAGCGCCTGCCGGTTACGGTCGAGCCCTATGCCACGCTGGAAGCTTCGCCCGACCTGACCGTGCGCCTGGTCGATGACAAGTTGGCGGTAACCGGCAAGGTGCGGATACCCAAGGGCGAAATCGTCGTGCGCGAGTTGCCGCCGTCGACCGTCAAGGTGTCGGACGACACTGTCATCGTTGGTAACCAGACCGAGCAGGGCAAAGCCCAGATGGCCGTGGCCATGGACATCGACGTCGAGGTGGGGCAGGACAAACTGTCGTTCAGCGGCTTCGGCTTGACCGCCAACCTGCTTGGCCATGTGCACATCGGCGACAATCTCGACACCCGTGGCGAGCTGAGCCTGGCCGATGGTCGCTACCGGGCCTATGGCCAGCGCCTGACCATCCGCCGCGCTCGGCTGCTGTTCGCAGGCCCCATCGACCAGCCTTACCTCGACATCGAGGCCATTCGCAAAGTCGACGACGTAATTGCCGGCATCCGCTTGAGCGGCAGTGCCGAGCAGCCGACCACCCAGGTGTTCTCGGAGCCGGCCATGAGCCAGGAGCAGGCGTTGTCCTACCTGGTGCTGGGCCGGCCGCTGAACAACAGTGGCGAAGACAACAACATGCTGGCTGAGGCGGCGTTGGGCTTGGGCCTGGCGGGCAGCGAAGGGCTGACGGGCAGCCTTGCTTCGAACCTTGGAATCGACGACTTCCAGCTCGACACGGAAGGGGCTGGCAACTCCACCAGCGTGGTCGCCAGCGGCAACCTCACCGAACGCCTGAGCCTGCGGTACGGAGTAGGGGTGTTCGAACCGGCCAACACCATCGCGCTGCGCTACAAGCTCAGCCAGAAGGTCTATCTGGAGGCCGCCAGCGGCTTGGCCAGCTCGTTGGATATCTTCTACAAGCGGGATTTCTGA
- a CDS encoding autotransporter assembly complex protein TamA — protein MGLVFWAASCTAWGQSELLVKVAPANKDLKANVEGYIGSLGDRDEEALLRFSRGAEEQARKAAQALGYYQAQIDTEVKAPAKADGSPQLIIRIEPGEPVRLRNVTVRVEGPANEMRAFRVPDSRALRAGEQLNHGVYEDAKRLIQNQASRYGFFDGRFSQQRLAVDPQAGIADIDLVYQSGPRYHLGAVHFGGDTPLDEELLRRMVSFKPGTPYDSQLVAELNNDLQSSGYFDGVRVDAAPTSAVGQEIPVDVRLESRKPRTMGLGLGFSTDVGPRGKANWTRHWVNPQGHSYGWETELSQPRQNVGLWYDIPLDPPLTDKLRFAGGYQYEEIAGTDTLSKLLTVGPEWHSKLPSGWQRVISLKYQREEYRLGDDSGLSNLLMPGVSFSYLRSDNRIDPHNGYRLQFDLQAAKEGLVSDTNLLHGNVLLKGLTTLGRNHRFLGRVQFGGSATNGYKNNIPPSLRFFAGGDQSVRGYDYQTLSPKNSDGDRIGGRYLVAGSVEYQYSLAEKWRVATFIDQGNSFNTLELPSLKTGVGIGVRWVSPVGPLRLDLAHALDDDGGFRLHFSMGPEL, from the coding sequence CTGGGCCTGGTTTTCTGGGCCGCCAGTTGTACCGCATGGGGCCAGAGCGAGTTGCTGGTGAAAGTCGCACCGGCCAACAAGGACCTCAAGGCTAATGTCGAAGGCTATATAGGCAGCCTGGGTGACCGCGACGAAGAGGCGCTGCTGCGTTTCAGTCGTGGCGCCGAGGAGCAGGCGCGCAAAGCGGCGCAGGCACTTGGCTACTATCAGGCGCAGATCGATACCGAGGTCAAGGCGCCCGCCAAAGCCGACGGCTCCCCCCAATTGATCATTCGCATCGAACCCGGCGAGCCCGTGCGTTTGCGCAATGTCACCGTGCGTGTCGAGGGGCCTGCCAACGAAATGAGGGCATTTCGGGTCCCGGACAGCCGCGCCCTGCGGGCAGGCGAGCAGCTCAACCATGGCGTGTACGAGGACGCCAAGCGGCTGATCCAGAACCAGGCCTCGCGCTACGGTTTCTTCGATGGCCGTTTCAGCCAGCAACGTCTGGCCGTCGATCCTCAGGCCGGAATCGCCGACATCGACCTGGTGTACCAGAGTGGGCCGCGCTACCACCTGGGCGCCGTGCACTTCGGTGGCGATACCCCGCTCGACGAAGAGCTGCTGCGGCGCATGGTCTCGTTCAAGCCCGGCACGCCCTACGATTCGCAACTGGTCGCCGAACTCAACAACGATCTGCAGTCCAGTGGCTACTTCGACGGTGTACGGGTGGACGCAGCGCCCACCTCGGCAGTGGGCCAAGAGATTCCCGTCGACGTTCGCCTCGAAAGCCGTAAGCCCCGCACCATGGGCCTGGGCCTGGGCTTCTCGACCGACGTCGGTCCGCGCGGCAAGGCCAACTGGACCCGCCATTGGGTCAACCCGCAAGGCCATAGCTATGGCTGGGAGACCGAGCTGTCCCAGCCACGGCAGAACGTCGGGCTGTGGTATGACATCCCGCTCGACCCGCCGCTGACCGACAAGCTGCGCTTCGCCGGGGGCTACCAGTACGAGGAGATCGCCGGCACCGATACCCTGAGCAAGCTGCTCACCGTTGGCCCCGAGTGGCACAGCAAGTTGCCCAGTGGTTGGCAGCGGGTGATCTCGCTGAAGTACCAACGTGAGGAATACCGCCTGGGCGATGATTCGGGGTTGAGCAACCTGCTGATGCCGGGCGTGAGTTTTTCTTACCTGCGCAGCGACAACCGCATCGATCCGCATAACGGCTACCGCCTTCAGTTCGACCTGCAGGCGGCCAAGGAAGGTCTGGTCTCCGACACCAACCTGCTGCATGGCAACGTCCTGCTCAAGGGCCTCACCACCCTGGGCCGCAACCACCGGTTCCTCGGCCGCGTGCAGTTCGGTGGCAGCGCCACCAATGGCTACAAGAACAACATCCCGCCATCTCTGCGCTTCTTCGCAGGTGGTGACCAGAGCGTGCGTGGCTATGACTACCAGACGCTTTCACCGAAAAACAGCGATGGCGACCGCATCGGTGGCCGCTACCTGGTCGCCGGCAGCGTCGAGTACCAGTATTCGCTGGCCGAGAAGTGGCGTGTAGCGACCTTCATCGACCAAGGTAATTCGTTTAATACGCTGGAACTGCCCAGCCTCAAGACGGGCGTCGGTATCGGCGTGCGCTGGGTGTCGCCGGTGGGGCCGCTGCGCCTGGACCTGGCCCACGCGCTCGATGATGACGGCGGTTTCCGTCTGCACTTTTCCATGGGGCCCGAGCTGTGA
- a CDS encoding GNAT family N-acetyltransferase: MPDTHVPDINAPQATVCQLDDGFSREARSLLYNAYRHEPTFAYLFEAQRPGYERRLRTLVREWVRQHFYLQLPAIGLLVEDRLIALALIVPPLRRLGVSDSWAWRLRMMLGTGLRCTRRYMDYQAALAACLPTDKVHVLPLLGVHPQFQGQHYGEQLLQAVHDWCSEDPNTQGVVLDTGNEHYLAFYQRQGYEEIGEIAVGPIRERVFFHPNPASSKTADA, from the coding sequence ATGCCCGACACCCACGTGCCCGACATCAACGCCCCGCAGGCTACGGTCTGCCAGCTGGACGACGGTTTCAGCCGTGAGGCGCGTTCGTTGTTGTACAACGCGTATCGCCACGAGCCCACCTTCGCCTACCTGTTCGAAGCCCAGCGTCCAGGTTATGAACGGCGTCTGCGCACCCTGGTGCGTGAATGGGTGCGACAGCATTTCTACCTGCAGCTGCCGGCCATCGGCTTGTTGGTCGAGGATCGGCTGATCGCCCTTGCCCTGATCGTGCCGCCCCTTCGACGCCTTGGGGTCTCCGACAGTTGGGCCTGGCGCCTGCGCATGATGCTCGGCACTGGCTTGCGCTGTACCCGGCGCTACATGGACTACCAGGCGGCGCTGGCCGCTTGCCTGCCTACCGACAAAGTGCATGTGCTGCCGCTGCTGGGTGTGCACCCGCAATTTCAGGGACAGCACTACGGCGAACAATTGTTACAAGCTGTGCATGACTGGTGTTCCGAGGACCCGAATACCCAAGGGGTGGTACTGGACACTGGCAACGAGCATTACCTCGCGTTTTATCAGCGCCAGGGCTATGAGGAAATCGGCGAGATCGCTGTAGGGCCAATCCGGGAACGGGTGTTCTTTCATCCGAACCCTGCGTCATCTAAAACTGCAGATGCGTGA
- the xthA gene encoding exodeoxyribonuclease III gives MKIVCFNINGLRARPHQLAALIDKHQPDVIGLQETKVSDDQFPLADVQALGYHVHYHGQKGHYGVALLSRKAPLALHKGFANDDEDAQRRFIWGTFEDANGTPITIMNGYFPQGESRDHPTKFPAKQRFYSDLQALLEGQFSAEQPLLVMGDMNISPQDCDIGIGPDNAKRWLKTGKCSFLPEEREWMERLKGWGLVDSFRHLHPEVADRFSWFDYRSRGFEDEPKRGLRIDLIMASQGLLPRIKAAGVDYELRGMEKPSDHAPIWLELS, from the coding sequence ATGAAGATCGTCTGCTTCAACATCAACGGCCTGCGTGCCCGCCCCCACCAACTGGCGGCGCTGATCGACAAGCATCAGCCGGACGTGATCGGCCTGCAGGAAACCAAGGTCAGCGACGATCAGTTCCCGCTGGCCGATGTCCAGGCGCTGGGCTACCACGTGCATTATCACGGGCAGAAAGGCCACTACGGCGTCGCCCTGCTTTCGCGCAAGGCGCCCCTGGCGCTGCACAAGGGCTTCGCCAATGACGATGAAGACGCCCAGCGCCGCTTCATCTGGGGCACCTTCGAGGATGCAAACGGCACCCCGATCACTATCATGAACGGCTATTTCCCCCAGGGCGAAAGCCGCGACCACCCCACCAAGTTCCCGGCCAAGCAGCGTTTCTACAGCGACCTGCAAGCGTTGCTCGAAGGCCAGTTCAGCGCCGAGCAGCCGTTGCTGGTGATGGGCGACATGAACATTTCTCCCCAGGACTGCGACATCGGCATCGGCCCGGACAACGCCAAGCGCTGGCTCAAGACCGGCAAATGCAGCTTCCTGCCCGAGGAACGCGAGTGGATGGAACGGCTCAAGGGGTGGGGCCTGGTAGACAGCTTCCGCCACCTGCACCCGGAAGTGGCCGACCGCTTCAGCTGGTTCGACTACCGTAGCCGTGGCTTCGAGGACGAACCCAAGCGTGGCCTGCGCATCGACCTGATCATGGCCTCGCAGGGATTGCTGCCACGCATCAAGGCGGCAGGCGTGGACTACGAACTGCGCGGCATGGAAAAGCCCTCCGACCATGCGCCGATCTGGCTGGAACTGAGCTGA
- a CDS encoding anti-sigma factor family protein — translation MTRLIPSEHELHAYVDERLDPVRRSEVQAWLAANPDEAIRVEGWRSDARRLRAALAGVGEAAGAPHLDLTQLRRQLRQRRQRRWASAAVLLVALGVGGLGGWQARDMALVDSVLPMADALQAHRMFAASQALDVKASDPARLRAWLGQHFDQVGPLPDLADYGFAPVGARLLSNEQGPAALLVFEDAQGQRISLFMRSPGKLFGPMPDGQRVDGQLEARYWSHGAYNFALVSAADDVRGAGVGQALRLGL, via the coding sequence ATGACCCGCCTGATTCCCAGCGAGCACGAACTGCACGCTTATGTCGACGAGCGCCTGGACCCGGTGCGACGGTCTGAGGTGCAGGCCTGGTTGGCCGCCAATCCTGATGAGGCCATTCGCGTGGAAGGCTGGCGCAGCGACGCCCGGCGCCTGCGCGCTGCATTGGCCGGAGTGGGCGAGGCAGCAGGGGCGCCGCACCTGGACCTGACTCAGCTACGCCGTCAGTTGCGCCAACGCCGTCAGCGCCGCTGGGCGTCGGCGGCGGTATTGCTGGTGGCGCTCGGGGTAGGTGGGCTGGGCGGTTGGCAGGCACGCGACATGGCCCTGGTCGACAGTGTGTTGCCCATGGCCGATGCGCTGCAGGCCCATCGCATGTTCGCCGCCAGCCAGGCTCTGGACGTCAAGGCCAGCGATCCGGCCAGGCTACGTGCCTGGCTGGGCCAGCATTTCGATCAGGTGGGTCCGCTGCCGGACCTTGCAGACTATGGCTTCGCGCCAGTGGGCGCGCGATTGCTGAGTAACGAACAGGGGCCGGCGGCGCTGTTGGTGTTCGAGGATGCGCAAGGACAGCGGATCAGCCTGTTCATGCGCTCACCCGGCAAACTGTTCGGGCCCATGCCCGACGGACAGCGGGTGGATGGGCAACTGGAGGCGCGCTACTGGTCCCATGGCGCGTACAACTTCGCCTTGGTCAGTGCGGCGGACGATGTACGAGGGGCGGGGGTGGGGCAGGCGTTGCGGTTGGGGTTGTAG
- a CDS encoding sigma-70 family RNA polymerase sigma factor, with protein sequence MHDLDDTQWRELLQRLRRFALWLTRDGGAADDLVQATVERALTRSGQQRDADGLRAWLFTILYRLFLDSKRRDRLHARWLSWFGRAEAGSEPLASDTESIVMAQADLQAFARLSTEQRALLLLVSVEGLSYKEAAQTLGIPIGTVMSRLSRARAALRELTEGNPPPPALRRLK encoded by the coding sequence ATGCATGATCTGGATGACACCCAATGGCGCGAGCTGCTGCAACGTCTGCGCCGCTTCGCCCTGTGGCTGACTCGCGATGGCGGCGCCGCCGACGACCTGGTCCAGGCTACCGTCGAGCGGGCGCTGACCCGCAGCGGCCAGCAGCGTGACGCCGATGGCCTGCGCGCCTGGCTGTTCACCATCCTTTATCGGCTGTTTCTCGACAGCAAACGTCGTGATCGCCTGCATGCCCGTTGGTTGTCCTGGTTCGGCCGTGCCGAGGCCGGCAGTGAGCCGCTGGCCAGCGATACCGAAAGCATCGTCATGGCCCAGGCCGATTTGCAGGCCTTCGCCCGGCTGAGCACGGAGCAGCGGGCGCTGCTGTTGTTGGTCAGCGTCGAGGGCCTGAGCTACAAAGAGGCCGCGCAGACTCTGGGTATCCCCATTGGCACGGTGATGTCGCGTCTGTCGCGCGCCCGCGCCGCGTTGCGTGAACTGACCGAGGGCAACCCGCCGCCCCCGGCGTTGCGGAGGCTGAAATGA
- a CDS encoding catalase family peroxidase: MKAPLHGLPKALRLGAIGATVLALGGAFAYAAGWVGRPELTPQRIIDTFEAQAGHHPGYRKNHAKGLCVSGYFEASGQAATLSTARAFSQARVPVIGRFAIGGANPFAPDTSVPVRSLALELSTDDGQVWRTGMNNPPVLAVSTPQGFYDQVLASAPDPATRKPDPAKLQAFFAAHPESAAFRQWAASYKPSDSFASTQYHSINAFRLIDAQGAEHPVRWQLEPQAGFAPLPGQVDDKQFLQHDLQQRLAQGPLRWTLRLTLAEPGDAVDDPARAWPDERRSVDAGTLVLERVDGPEQGACRDLNFDPLILPSGIRPSADPILAARSAAYSESFNRRSRETLDTGARP, from the coding sequence ATGAAAGCTCCCCTGCACGGTCTGCCCAAGGCTCTGCGCCTTGGCGCGATCGGCGCTACTGTGCTGGCGCTGGGCGGCGCCTTCGCCTACGCCGCCGGCTGGGTCGGCCGCCCCGAGTTGACCCCGCAGCGCATCATCGACACCTTCGAAGCCCAGGCTGGCCACCACCCTGGCTATCGTAAGAACCACGCCAAGGGCCTGTGCGTGAGTGGCTATTTCGAGGCCAGCGGGCAGGCCGCCACGTTATCTACCGCGCGTGCATTCAGCCAGGCTCGGGTGCCGGTGATCGGCCGCTTCGCCATTGGCGGCGCCAACCCCTTCGCGCCCGACACCAGCGTGCCGGTGCGCAGCCTCGCCCTGGAGCTAAGCACCGACGATGGCCAGGTCTGGCGCACCGGCATGAACAACCCACCCGTGCTGGCGGTCAGTACCCCCCAGGGCTTCTACGACCAGGTACTGGCCAGCGCGCCAGACCCGGCCACGCGCAAGCCGGACCCGGCCAAGCTGCAAGCCTTCTTTGCCGCGCACCCGGAAAGCGCGGCGTTCCGCCAGTGGGCCGCGAGCTACAAACCCAGTGACAGCTTTGCCAGCACCCAGTACCACAGCATCAACGCCTTCCGCCTGATCGACGCGCAAGGCGCCGAGCATCCGGTGCGCTGGCAGCTCGAACCACAGGCTGGCTTCGCCCCACTGCCGGGTCAGGTCGACGACAAACAGTTCCTCCAGCACGACCTGCAGCAGCGCCTGGCCCAGGGCCCGCTGCGCTGGACCCTGCGCCTGACGCTCGCCGAGCCTGGCGATGCCGTCGACGATCCAGCACGCGCCTGGCCTGATGAGCGCCGCAGTGTCGACGCTGGCACCCTGGTACTGGAGCGGGTCGATGGGCCTGAACAGGGCGCCTGCCGCGACCTGAACTTCGACCCGCTGATCCTGCCAAGCGGTATCCGCCCCTCCGCCGACCCGATCCTCGCGGCGCGTTCGGCCGCCTATTCGGAGTCGTTCAACCGCCGCAGCCGAGAAACGCTGGATACCGGAGCCCGCCCATGA
- a CDS encoding cupin domain-containing protein: MDTGTRLKLVRERNNLSQRELARRSGLTNSTISQIEQNRVSPSVSSLKKLLEGIPMTLAEFFSFDEPVREERFVFRASEQPDLGRNGLRMLLVGASVEARQMRMLRELYAPGADSGEPIVHAEGEECGLVTRGTVELWVDGQVSVLNSGDGYYIPTTLPHSFKNIGPDEAEIISANTPANF; this comes from the coding sequence ATGGACACGGGGACACGACTCAAACTGGTGCGTGAGCGCAACAACCTCTCCCAGCGGGAACTCGCCCGCCGCAGTGGGCTGACCAACTCGACCATTTCGCAGATCGAGCAGAACCGCGTCAGCCCATCGGTCAGTTCGCTGAAAAAGCTGCTCGAAGGCATCCCCATGACCCTGGCGGAGTTCTTCAGCTTCGATGAGCCGGTGCGCGAGGAGCGTTTCGTGTTCCGCGCCAGTGAACAGCCGGACCTCGGTCGCAACGGCCTACGCATGTTGCTGGTCGGTGCCAGCGTCGAGGCGCGGCAGATGCGCATGCTGCGCGAGCTTTACGCACCAGGGGCCGACTCGGGCGAACCTATCGTCCACGCCGAAGGCGAGGAATGCGGCCTGGTGACCCGGGGCACGGTCGAATTGTGGGTCGACGGCCAGGTCAGCGTGCTGAACTCCGGTGACGGCTACTATATCCCCACTACCCTGCCGCACAGCTTCAAGAACATCGGCCCCGACGAGGCCGAGATCATCAGCGCCAACACCCCGGCCAATTTCTGA